One genomic segment of Ricinus communis isolate WT05 ecotype wild-type chromosome 5, ASM1957865v1, whole genome shotgun sequence includes these proteins:
- the LOC8286246 gene encoding 3-oxoacyl-[acyl-carrier-protein] synthase I, chloroplastic has protein sequence MASIAGTCSSNVLCMKNGASLGQFNGLRPVENMQMAATKPTGFLFTLAPKSGIIKAMASPNISAPKRERDPKKRVVITGMGLVSVFGSDIDTFYNKLLEGESGISLIDRFDASGFSVRFAGQIRDFSSKGYIDGKNDRRLDDCWRYCLVAGKRALDDANLGSQVLEDMDRTKIGVLIGTGMGGLTAFSNGVEALVQKGYKKITPFFIPYSITNMGSALLAIDTGLMGPNYSISTACATANYCFYAAANHIRRGEADIMVVGGTEAAVMPTGVGGFIACRALSQRNEDPKRASRPWDKNRDGFVMGEGAGVLIMESLDHAMKRGANIIAEYLGGAVTCDAHHMTDPRSDGLGVSTCISRSLEDAKVSPEEVNYVNAHATSTLAGDLAEVNAIKKVFKDTSEMKMNGTKSMIGHGLGAAGGLEAIATIKAITTGWLHPTINQDNLEPDVTIDTVPNVKKQHEVNVAISNSFGFGGHNSVVVFAPFRA, from the exons ATGGCAAGCATTGCTGGTACTTGTTCTTCTAATGTTCTGTGTATGAAAAATGGAGCTTCTCTTGGTCAGTTCAATGGTCTTAGGCCAGTGGAGAATATGCAGATGGCTGCAACTAAGCCAACCGGGTTCCTTTTCACTTTAG CTCCAAAATCCGGAATAATCAAAGCAATGGCATCTCCGAATATTTCTGCTCCCAAACGCGAGAGAGATCCTAAGAAACGAGTTGTGATAACAGGAATGGGACTAGTCTCAGTTTTTGGCAGTGACATTGATACATTCTATAACAAACTTCTTGAAGGAGAAAGTGGGATCAGCCTAATAGATAGGTTTGATGCTTCTGGTTTCTCTGTCCGCTTCGCGGGTCAGATTCGTGATTTTTCTTCCAAAGGATACATCGATGGGAAAAATGATCGCCGATTAGATGATTGCTGGAGGTACTGTCTGGTTGCTGGAAAGAGAGCCCTTGATGATGCCAACCTTGGCTCTCAAGTTCTTGAGGAC ATGGACAGAACAAAAATTGGAGTGCTGATAGGAACAGGGATGGGAGGATTAACAGCATTTAGCAATGGAGTTGAAGCTCTTGTCCAAAAgggatataagaaaataactccgtttTTCATACCTTATTCTATCACCAATATGGGTTCAGCATTGCTAGCTATTGATACTGGCTTAATGGGGCCTAATTACTCCATTTCAACTGCTTGTGCAACTGCGAATTATTGCTTCTATGCAGCTGCTAATCACATCAGAAGAGGCGAAGCAGATATAATGGTGGTTGGTGGCACTGAGGCTGCTGTCATGCCTACTGGTGTTGGTGGTTTTATAGCTTGCAGGGCACTGTCTCAAAGAAATGAAGATCCCAAAAGAGCTTCAAGACCTTGGGACAAAAATCGTGATGGTTTTGTCATGGGTGAAGGCGCTGGTGTGCTG ATAATGGAAAGCTTGGATCATGCAATGAAAAGAGGAGCTAATATAATTGCCGAGTATTTAGGAGGTGCTGTAACTTGTGATGCTCATCACATGACTGATCCTCGGTCAGACGGTCTAGGAGTTTCGACTTGCATAAGCAGGAGTTTAGAGGATGCCAAAGTTTCCCCTGAGGAA GTGAACTACGTTAATGCTCATGCAACCTCGACGCTAGCAGGAGATTTGGCTGAGGTTAATGCAATCAAGAAAGTGTTTAAGGACACATCGGAGATGAAGATGAATGGAACTAAG TCAATGATTGGACATGGGCTTGGTGCTGCTGGAGGACTGGAAGCTATAGCAACCATAAAAGCAATTACAACAGGATGGCTGCATCCAACAATCAATCAAGAT AACTTGGAGCCTGATGTCACAATTGACACAGTCCCTAACGTGAAGAAGCAGCACGAAGTTAATGTTG CTATCTCAAATTCATTTGGCTTTGGTGGGCACAATTCGGTGGTTGTTTTTGCTCCATTCAGGGCCTAG
- the LOC8286247 gene encoding auxin response factor 9 has protein sequence MMAANRVGSFSQGNSEGSCGDDLYTELWKACAGPLVDVPKDGERVFYFPQGHMEQLEASTNQELNQRVPLFNLPSKILCRVINIHLLAEQDTDEVYAQITLLPESDQTEPTSPDPSPAEPSRRPAVHSFCKVLTASDTSTHGGFSVLRKHATECLPQLDMTQPTPTQELVAKDLHGYEWRFKHIFRGQPRRHLLTTGWSTFVTSKRLVAGDSFVFLRGENGELRVGVRRLARQQSSMPSSVISSQSMHLGVLATASHAVATQTLFVVYYKPRTSQFIISLNKYLEAINNKFSVGMRFKMRFEGEDSPERRFSGTIVGVEDFSPHWLDSKWRQLKVQWDEPASIPRPDKVSPWEIEPFSASAPSNISQPVPLKNKRPRPPIEVPTLDLSSTASPLWNSRLTQSHDLTQLSVTAEGKRNENHIMWHHKQNDINSHSNSISRTQTEGGWLSSPLVNVSQHLFQEVTEDSKSVSNWPVVSGYSTPQSSKLNDSILDPVEKGRKSDVATSYRLFGIELINHSASSLPTEKAPAQPLSVSSGTTEAHVVSTLSAADSDQKSDISKERKPEQLHVSPKDAQSRQSSASTRSRTKVQMQGVAVGRAIDLTMIKGYNQLLDELEEMFDIKGQLHPRDKWEIVYTDDEGDMMLVGDDPWPEFCNMVRRIFICSSQDVKKMMPGSKLPMFSTEGEGTVISSDSADN, from the exons ATGATGGCTGCAAATCGGGTCGGGTCGTTTTCTCAGGGTAACAGTGAAG GTAGTTGTGGAGATGATCTGTATACTGAGCTGTGGAAGGCTTGTGCGGGCCCACTTGTGGATGTTCCTAAAGATGGGGAAAGAGTGTTTTATTTTCCACAGGGTCATATGGAACAG TTGGAGGCATCAACAAATCAGGAGTTGAATCAAAGGGTTCCTTTGTTTAATCTGCCATCAAAGATCCTGTGTCGTGTCATTAACATTCACCTGCTG GCGGAGCAAGATACTGATGAAGTTTATGCACAAATTACTTTGCTGCCAGAATCAGAT CAAACCGAGCCTACAAGTCCTGATCCATCCCCAGCTGAGCCATCAAGACGTCCAGCAGTTCACTCGTTTTGCAAAGTGTTAACAGCCTCTGATACAAGCACTCATGGGGGTTTCTCTGTTCTTCGTAAACATGCTACTGAATGCCTTCCACAACTG GACATGACTCAACCAACTCCAACACAGGAACTGGTTGCCAAAGATCTTCACGGTTATGAATGGCGGTTTAAACATATTTTCAGAG GCCAACCACGGAGGCACTTACTTACGACAGGGTGGAGTACATTTGTTACTTCTAAGAGATTAGTTGCTGGGGATTCATTTGTCTTCCTCAG GGGGGAGAATGGGGAGTTGCGTGTTGGAGTGAGACGTCTTGCACGTCAACAGAGCAGTATGCCATCATCTGTAATTTCGAGTCAGAGCATGCACCTTGGAGTGCTGGCAACAGCATCTCATGCTGTTGCAACACAAACTCTTTTTGTGGTCTATTATAAGCCAAG GACAAGTCAGTTCATCATAAGcttgaataaatatttagagGCTATAAACAATAAGTTTTCAGTGGGCATGAGATTCAAAATGAGGTTTGAAGGCGAAGACTCTCCTGAGAGAAG ATTTTCAGGTACAATTGTTGGAGTTGAAGATTTTTCTCCTCACTGGCTTGACTCGAAATGGCGCCAATTGAAA GTTCAGTGGGATGAACCTGCATCTATTCCAAGGCCTGATAAGGTCTCACCGTGGGAAATTGAGCCATTTTCAGCCTCGGCACCGTCAAACATTTCTCAACCAGTTCCATTGAAAAACAAAAGGCCACGACCACCAATTGAAGTTCCCACCCTTG ATTTATCTTCAACTGCATCACCCCTTTGGAACTCTCGATTGACACAGTCCCACGATTTAACGCAATTAAGTGTTACTGCTGAAGGCAAACGAAATGAGAATCATATCATGTGGCATCACAAGCAAAATGATATTAACAGCCATAGCAACTCTATTTCAAGGACTCAAACTGAGGGTGGTTGGCTATCCTCTCCTCTTGTGAATGTTTCTCAGCATCTGTTTCAGGAAGTAACCGAGGATAGCAAAAGTGTATCCAACTGGCCCGTTGTCTCAGGCTATTCCACTCCGCAGTCATCAAAGTTGAATGACTCAATCCTTGACCCTGTGGAGAAAGGTAGAAAATCAGATGTGGCTACTAGTTACCGATTATTTGGAATTGAGCTCATAAATCATTCTGCAAGCTCACTCCCCACCGAAAAGGCACCTGCACAACCACTAAGTGTCTCTAGTGGTACTACTGAAGCACATGTTGTCAGTACCCTGTCAGCAGCTGATTCTGACCAAAAATCTGATATCTCCAAAGAAAGGAAACCAGAACAGTTACATGTATCACCTAAAGATGCTCAGAGCAGGCAAAGTTCTGCTTCCACAAGAAGTCGCACCAAG GTCCAAATGCAGGGGGTTGCTGTTGGCCGGGCCATTGACTTAACTATGATAAAGGGGTATAATCAGCTTTTAGATGAGCTGGAGGAAATGTTCGACATTAAGGGACAGCTTCACCCTCGGGATAAGTGGGAAATTGTCTATACTGATGATGAAGGGGATATGATGCTTGTTGGTGATGACCCATGGCC TGAATTCTGCAACATGGTGAGGAGAATCTTTATATGCTCAAGTCAGGATGTGAAGAAGATGATGCCTGGTAGCAAACTCCCAATGTTCTCAACGGAAGGTGAAGGGACTGTGATAAGCTCAGATTCAGCTGATAACTGA
- the LOC8286248 gene encoding cellulose synthase-like protein G3 translates to MEGLRHRVFTTTTTTAPPLHTVRPMPQTLFNRLFSPTYSCAILILLYHHAANLLFSTTLISFSIILILLVSDLVLAFMWINTQVLRMYPVCREQFPENLKQVMKRSEYPGLDVFICTADPYKEPPISAVNTALSVMAYDYPREKISVYVSDDGGSALTFFALMEAAKFATYWLPFCEKNNIVERSPEAYFESKQTCFSSEIEKLKIMYESMKIKIEHVLDRGRVDDEYINGDREREAFNKWTHKFTRQDHPTIIQVLLDSSKDKDISDNQMPNLIYLSRQKSKNYPHHFKAGALNTLLRVSAAMTNSPIVLTLDCDMYSNDPQTPLRALCYLCDPEYVSKLGYVQFPQRFHGINKYDMYACAYKRLYEVQPMGFDGLMGPNYLGSGCFFPRRSLFGDPSILVPPEIPELRPDHVADKTLQSESVLALAHQVATCDYEEQTMWGSKIGFRYGSLSEDFLTGLRMNCEGWKSIFCHPKRAAFLGDAPLTLIDLLSQQKRWTIGVLQVGFSRYSPITFGVKHMGPLMGLGYAQSTFWASWSIPIIAYAFLPQLALFNKVYIFPKASELPWSLLYVFLFLGAYGQDFLDFILVGGSAKSWWNDQRIWHIRGLSCYIFGSIEFWLTTLGFSRFGFNVTSKIVDNELSKRYDQGIFEFGVHSPMFVTLTMAALTNLIALVKGLADVCRGSNLEGSLLQMLITSFGVLNSWPIYEAIFLRSDKGTMPIKTTLMAMFFVFWLYLAAYFILK, encoded by the exons ATGGAGGGTCTAAGACATAGGGTgttcaccaccaccaccaccactgCACCTCCTCTTCACACCGTTAGACCCATGCCCCAAACACTCTTCAACCGTTTATTTTCTCCAACTTACTCTTGTGCCATCCTCATTTTGCTCTATCACCATGCAGCAAACCTTCTCTTCTCCACAACCctcatttctttctctataaTCCTCATCTTGCTAGTCTCCGATCTAGTTCTTGCCTTCATGTGGATCAACACTCAGGTTCTTCGCATGTATCCAGTTTGTCGCGAGCAATTCCCCGAAAACCTCAAACAAGTAATGAAGCGAAGCGAATATCCTGGACTGGACGTGTTCATATGCACTGCAGATCCGTATAAAGAGCCACCAATAAGTGCAGTAAACACTGCTTTATCAGTAATGGCTTATGATTATCCAAGGGAGAAGATTTCTGTTTACGTTTCGGATGATGGTGGCTCTGCTTTGACTTTTTTTGCTTTAATGGAAGCAGCTAAGTTTGCTACCTACTGGTTGCCATTTTGTGAGAAGAATAATATTGTAGAGAGGAGTCCTGAGGCATATTTTGAATCGAAACAAACTTGTTTTTCATCAGAGATAGAGAAGCTTAAG ATAATGTATGAAAGCAtgaaaatcaaaatagagcACGTTCTTGATAGAGGAAGAGTTGATGatgaatatataaatggaGACCGAGAGCGTGAAGCCTTCAACAAATGGACCCATAAATTCACACGTCAAGACCATCCCACTATCATTCAG GTCCTTTTAGACTCAAGCAAAGACAAAGACATCAGTGACAATCAGATGCCCAATCTAATCTATCTCTCTAGACAGAAAAGCAAGAATTATCCTCACCACTTTAAAGCTGGTGCTCTCAATACTTTG CTAAGGGTATCAGCTGCCATGACCAATTCGCCAATAGTGTTGACCTTAGATTGTGACATGTACTCTAATGATCCACAAACGCCATTGCGTGCACTTTGTTACTTATGCGACCCTGAATACGTTTCCAAATTAGGGTATGTCCAATTTCCTCAAAGATTTCATGGAATCAACAAATATGACATGTATGCTTGTGCATATAAACGTCTGTATGAGGTACAGCCAATGGGATTTGATGGCCTGATGGGCCCCAATTATCTTGGAAGTGGTTGTTTTTTTCCACGTAGATCTTTATTTGGTGATCCTTCAATTCTAGTGCCACCAGAAATCCCTGAGCTAAGGCCGGACCATGTAGCGGACAAAACCCTTCAGTCCGAATCAGTTTTGGCACTTGCTCATCAAGTTGCAACATGTGATTATGAAGAACAGACCATGTGGGGCTCCAAG ATAGGATTTAGGTATGGATCATTATCCGAGGACTTCTTGACGGGTTTGCGGATGAATTGTGAAGGGTGGAAATCTATATTTTGTCATCCTAAAAGGGCAGCGTTTTTGGGTGATGCCCCACTCACCTTGATTGATCTATTAAGCCAACAAAAGAGATGGACAATTGGGGTTCTTCAGGTTGGATTTAGTAGATATAGCCCAATAACCTTTGGTGTTAAGCATATGGGTCCTCTGATGGGTTTAGGTTATGCACAGTCCACGTTTTGGGCAAGTTGGTCAATCCCAATCATCGCATATGCTTTCCTTCCTCAGCTAGCCCTTTTTAACAAAGTTTATATATTTCCAAAG GCATCAGAGCTTCCATGGTCTCTTCTATATGTGTTTCTATTTCTTGGTGCCTACGGACAGGATTTCCTCGACTTTATCTTGGTAGGTGGTTCAGCCAAATCTTGGTGGAATGATCAAAGGATTTGGCACATAAGGGGACTGTCATGTTACATATTTGGTTCGATAGAATTCTGGCTTACAACTTTAGGATTTTCAAGATTTGGGTTCAATGTGACAAGCAAAATAGTTGATAATGAACTAAGCAAAAGATATGACCAAGGGATCTTTGAGTTTGGGGTTCATTCACCTATGTTTGTTACCCTAACAATGGCAGCATTAACTAATTTGATTGCATTAGTCAAAGGTCTGGCTGATGTTTGTAGAGGAAGCAATTTGGAAGGATCACTTCTGCAGATGCTTATTACAAGTTTTGGCGTGCTGAATTCTTGGCCAATTTATGAAGCCATATTCTTGAGAAGTGATAAAGGGACAATGCCTATTAAAACTACTCTTATGGCaatgttttttgttttttggttGTACTTGGCTGCTTATTTCATACtcaagtga